The following are encoded together in the Rhizobium brockwellii genome:
- a CDS encoding FecCD family ABC transporter permease, translating into MTEAGRIFRQLGAVLALLLASFCLIAIAIGVSVGIGDLPIPLATTFSAVTNRLGWTAIELNRIHETVIWDYRLSRALVAAFCGAGLALSGAIMQSLLRNPLAEPYVLGISAGASTGAVAIVILGIGSGAVSLSAGAFAGAFAAFFFVALLSNGTRGGTDRTILAGVAASQLFNATTSYIVTTSANAQQARDVMFWLLGSFGGVRWPEFALVSIVVGVGLVGCLFYARVLDAFAFGDEAASSLGVNVGRARMVLFALTAMMTATIVSMVGSIGFVGLVVPHVARFVVGPLHVRLLPACAITGAIFMVLADIAARALIPNQILPIGVVTALVGVPFFSIILYRFQRAS; encoded by the coding sequence GTGACGGAAGCGGGCCGTATCTTCCGGCAGCTTGGAGCCGTCCTCGCACTGCTCCTCGCCTCTTTCTGCCTCATCGCTATCGCCATTGGCGTCAGCGTCGGGATCGGCGACCTGCCGATCCCGCTTGCAACCACGTTTTCGGCCGTCACCAACCGGCTGGGATGGACCGCGATCGAGCTGAACCGCATCCATGAGACCGTCATCTGGGATTATCGCCTGAGCCGCGCACTCGTCGCCGCCTTCTGCGGCGCGGGTCTGGCGCTATCGGGCGCGATCATGCAGTCGCTGCTGCGCAATCCGCTTGCCGAGCCCTATGTGCTCGGCATCTCCGCCGGCGCCTCTACCGGCGCCGTCGCGATTGTCATCCTAGGGATCGGCTCGGGCGCGGTGTCGCTCTCGGCCGGCGCCTTCGCCGGCGCTTTCGCAGCCTTCTTCTTCGTGGCGCTGCTCTCGAACGGCACGCGCGGCGGCACGGATCGCACCATCCTTGCCGGCGTCGCCGCATCGCAGCTTTTCAATGCCACAACGTCCTATATCGTCACCACCTCGGCCAATGCGCAGCAGGCCCGCGACGTCATGTTCTGGCTGCTCGGCAGTTTCGGCGGCGTGCGCTGGCCGGAATTCGCGCTGGTTTCTATCGTTGTCGGCGTCGGCCTCGTCGGCTGCCTGTTTTACGCCCGCGTGCTCGACGCCTTTGCCTTCGGCGACGAGGCGGCTTCCTCGCTCGGCGTCAATGTCGGCCGCGCGCGGATGGTGTTGTTCGCGCTGACGGCGATGATGACGGCGACGATCGTCAGCATGGTGGGATCGATCGGCTTCGTCGGCCTCGTCGTGCCGCATGTCGCCCGCTTTGTCGTCGGCCCGCTGCATGTCCGCCTGCTGCCCGCCTGCGCCATAACAGGGGCGATCTTCATGGTGCTTGCCGACATCGCCGCGCGCGCCCTCATTCCGAACCAGATCCTGCCGATCGGCGTCGTCACGGCCCTGGTGGGCGTCCCCTTCTTCTCGATCATCCTCTACCGGTTCCAGCGCGCATCATGA
- a CDS encoding ABC transporter substrate-binding protein yields MTSLKLLLAACGLSAMIGLAANPSLAGSTTYPLTLENCGAQVTFQKAPERAIGLGQNSAEILLLLGLQDKMAGTAFWPSKVLPQLAEANAKVKLLTVEMPTFESMLAENPDFVAVALPSLVGPNSKIAKREDFDKVGVATYLSPSTCLSTKDVKDQYGSRAELWNMDLLYREIDELSEIFDVADRGQALIADFKAREAKLRSSVSKDGKNLSYVFWFSSPSPSADAYLGGKNSASGFIADLLGGHNAISAEAEWPTLGWEGIIASNPDVIVVASLDRNRWELDKPEAKINFLNTDPAVSQIPAVKNKAIVIMDGQAMNPTVRTIYGAEQVAGQLKALGLLK; encoded by the coding sequence GTGACCAGCCTCAAATTGCTTCTGGCCGCCTGCGGCCTCTCCGCCATGATCGGTCTTGCCGCAAATCCGTCTTTGGCCGGTTCGACGACCTACCCGCTGACCCTGGAAAACTGCGGCGCGCAGGTGACCTTCCAGAAGGCGCCAGAACGGGCGATCGGCCTCGGCCAGAACAGCGCTGAAATCCTGCTGCTGCTCGGCCTTCAGGACAAGATGGCCGGCACGGCCTTCTGGCCGAGCAAGGTTCTGCCGCAGCTCGCCGAAGCCAATGCCAAGGTCAAGCTTCTAACCGTCGAGATGCCGACCTTCGAATCGATGCTCGCCGAAAATCCCGACTTCGTGGCGGTGGCTCTGCCAAGCCTGGTCGGGCCGAACAGCAAGATCGCCAAGCGCGAAGATTTCGACAAAGTGGGTGTCGCGACCTATCTCTCGCCCAGCACCTGCCTCAGCACCAAGGACGTCAAAGACCAGTATGGCAGCCGCGCCGAGCTGTGGAACATGGATCTTCTCTACAGGGAGATCGATGAACTCTCTGAGATTTTCGACGTCGCCGATCGCGGCCAGGCGCTGATCGCCGACTTCAAGGCGCGCGAAGCCAAGCTTCGCTCCAGCGTTTCGAAGGACGGCAAGAACCTTTCCTACGTCTTCTGGTTCTCCAGCCCCAGCCCGTCGGCTGACGCCTATCTCGGCGGCAAGAACAGCGCGTCCGGCTTCATCGCCGACCTGCTCGGCGGCCACAACGCGATATCAGCGGAAGCGGAATGGCCGACGCTCGGCTGGGAAGGCATCATCGCCTCCAATCCCGACGTCATTGTCGTCGCCAGTCTCGACCGTAACCGTTGGGAGCTCGACAAGCCGGAGGCCAAGATCAACTTCCTGAACACCGATCCGGCCGTCAGCCAGATCCCTGCCGTCAAAAACAAGGCGATCGTGATCATGGACGGCCAGGCCATGAACCCGACCGTCCGCACGATCTACGGCGCTGAGCAAGTGGCTGGCCAGCTGAAGGCTCTCGGTCTGTTGAAGTGA
- a CDS encoding RES family NAD+ phosphorylase, producing MPANAGRGPSGVALPPPPWLAHSSLPIDLIPAGQVLHRVHRTHLDPIFFGPGPGISATNRFDSASGRFGILYVGMSRRGALAETILRNPQRLMVSMTEITTRAISVLSCSRPLRIVRMHGTGLQALGTDNAISTGPYGPCGLWTDALWDHADRPDGLAYQSRHDSSEICLALFERSDMTFDRKGALPLSGILKEIAAILEVYGKSLSPVGPV from the coding sequence ATGCCGGCAAATGCAGGCAGAGGGCCGTCGGGAGTTGCCCTGCCCCCGCCTCCTTGGCTCGCCCATTCGTCATTGCCGATCGACCTCATTCCGGCCGGGCAGGTTCTCCATAGGGTCCATCGGACGCATCTCGATCCCATCTTCTTTGGACCCGGCCCCGGGATTTCCGCCACCAATCGTTTCGACAGCGCCAGCGGACGTTTCGGAATTCTCTATGTCGGGATGAGCCGCAGGGGAGCGCTTGCGGAAACCATCCTGCGCAATCCTCAGCGGTTGATGGTGTCCATGACCGAAATCACCACCCGCGCCATCAGCGTGCTCAGCTGTAGCAGACCGCTGAGGATCGTGCGCATGCACGGAACCGGCCTGCAGGCACTCGGCACTGATAATGCTATCTCCACCGGCCCCTACGGACCATGCGGCCTTTGGACGGACGCGCTTTGGGACCATGCCGACCGCCCGGATGGCCTCGCCTACCAATCGCGCCATGATTCCAGCGAGATCTGCCTCGCCCTTTTCGAACGCAGCGACATGACGTTCGACAGAAAGGGCGCGCTTCCGCTCTCCGGCATCCTCAAGGAGATTGCCGCGATCCTCGAGGTCTACGGCAAGTCGTTGTCACCGGTCGGCCCCGTTTAG
- a CDS encoding helix-turn-helix domain-containing protein translates to MARHASTSVTAQEEPNSIRTAFLRRATSALERISANVSAKDLADALSAPTDAGSLAQLLSRSDMVGAAINDLDPLVPALARNVEHRQNLIERAGGTMSAEDAGRILGISRQAVDKRRRAGTLLAVREGSDWRYPLCQLDQGEVIAGISDVVRGFAAAGPWIALDFLLAPDTVLGGRTPLQALRDGDREAVRRLLRIETSDGFA, encoded by the coding sequence ATGGCCCGCCACGCATCCACTTCCGTCACCGCACAGGAGGAGCCGAATTCCATCAGGACCGCGTTTCTGCGACGCGCGACGTCGGCGCTGGAGCGCATTTCGGCAAATGTGTCGGCAAAGGACTTGGCCGATGCGCTTTCAGCCCCGACCGACGCCGGATCGTTGGCGCAGCTTCTCAGCCGCTCGGATATGGTGGGCGCGGCGATAAACGATCTCGATCCGCTGGTTCCAGCACTGGCGCGCAACGTCGAGCATCGGCAAAATCTCATCGAACGGGCCGGTGGAACGATGTCGGCCGAGGATGCCGGACGTATCCTCGGCATCAGCAGACAGGCCGTCGACAAGAGGCGGCGAGCCGGTACGCTGCTTGCCGTGCGCGAGGGCAGCGACTGGCGCTATCCGCTCTGCCAGTTGGACCAAGGTGAGGTGATCGCGGGGATTTCCGACGTCGTGCGTGGTTTTGCCGCCGCCGGTCCCTGGATCGCATTGGATTTTCTACTTGCTCCCGATACGGTTCTCGGTGGTCGGACACCCCTGCAGGCGCTCCGCGACGGCGATCGTGAAGCAGTCCGGCGTCTGCTCCGGATTGAAACCTCCGACGGCTTTGCCTGA
- the treZ gene encoding malto-oligosyltrehalose trehalohydrolase: MTKMTFGPAFTEKGILFRLWAPLHESVSLNLEGADPRPMQAVGNGWHHYTVADASVGTRYRFVLPDCLEIPDPASRFQPQDVHGPSEVVDLSLYRWTTSGWTGRPWEEMVIYEMHIGCFTPEGTFKAAIERLDHLQALGVTALQIMPLSEFPGRYSWGYDGVLPYAPDSSYGRPEDFMALVDAAHQRGIAVLLDVVYNHFGPDGNYIPSYAPLFTDHHKTPWGNGINYDGDGSEMIREFIIENAIYWITEFRLDGFRFDAVHAIRDDSAEHLLHALARRVRAAAGDRHVHLIVENEENDSDLLTRGENGEVKLFTAQWNDDVHHVLHITATGETFGYYADYAGDAGKLGRALAEGFVFQGEHMPYRGASRGTPSSHLPPTAFISFIQNHDQIGNRALGDRVLASSPADVGKAVAAVYLLAPEIPMLFMGEEWGAREPFPFFCDFDEDLNEKVRKGRREELSRLPGFDADDLLDPTAPSTFAAAKLDWSKLASSDVFDFYRTLLDLRHRRIVPLLKGAGAGKAVYRSAGSALAVDWTLAQNRRLHLRANLGTEAATLASQQDDGETIFRLGGSDGGNLAPWTVIWSIGEA; encoded by the coding sequence TTGACCAAAATGACGTTCGGCCCCGCGTTCACCGAAAAGGGCATCCTGTTTCGCCTCTGGGCTCCCTTGCATGAAAGTGTGTCGCTGAATCTCGAAGGCGCTGATCCGCGGCCGATGCAGGCGGTCGGGAACGGCTGGCACCACTATACGGTCGCGGATGCCAGTGTCGGTACGCGCTACCGCTTCGTCCTGCCGGATTGTCTCGAAATACCCGATCCCGCCTCGCGGTTTCAGCCGCAGGATGTGCACGGACCGAGCGAAGTGGTCGACCTTTCCCTCTATCGCTGGACGACGAGCGGTTGGACCGGACGGCCTTGGGAAGAGATGGTGATCTACGAGATGCATATCGGCTGCTTCACGCCGGAGGGTACTTTCAAGGCCGCGATCGAGCGGCTCGACCATCTGCAGGCGCTGGGCGTTACGGCACTGCAGATCATGCCGCTGAGTGAATTTCCCGGCCGTTACAGCTGGGGCTATGATGGCGTGCTTCCCTATGCTCCAGACAGCAGCTACGGCCGGCCGGAAGATTTCATGGCGTTGGTGGACGCAGCGCACCAGCGCGGCATCGCGGTTTTGCTGGACGTGGTCTACAATCACTTCGGGCCCGACGGAAACTATATCCCCTCCTATGCGCCGCTCTTTACCGACCATCACAAGACGCCCTGGGGCAACGGCATCAACTACGATGGCGACGGATCGGAGATGATCCGCGAGTTCATCATCGAGAACGCCATCTACTGGATCACCGAGTTCAGGCTCGACGGTTTCCGCTTCGATGCCGTCCATGCCATTAGGGACGACAGCGCCGAGCATCTGCTTCACGCGCTTGCCCGCCGCGTCAGGGCCGCGGCCGGCGACCGGCATGTTCATCTGATCGTCGAAAACGAGGAGAACGACAGCGACCTGTTGACGCGTGGCGAAAACGGGGAAGTGAAGCTGTTCACCGCCCAGTGGAACGACGACGTGCACCACGTGCTGCATATCACCGCCACCGGAGAAACCTTCGGCTATTATGCCGACTACGCCGGTGACGCCGGCAAGCTCGGCCGAGCGCTGGCGGAAGGCTTCGTCTTTCAGGGGGAACACATGCCGTATCGCGGCGCAAGCCGCGGCACGCCGAGCAGCCATCTCCCGCCCACCGCTTTCATCTCCTTCATCCAGAACCATGATCAGATCGGCAACAGGGCGCTGGGGGATCGGGTTCTGGCTTCGAGCCCTGCCGATGTCGGCAAGGCCGTCGCCGCCGTCTACCTGCTGGCGCCCGAGATTCCGATGCTGTTCATGGGGGAGGAATGGGGCGCCAGAGAACCTTTCCCCTTTTTCTGCGATTTCGACGAGGATCTGAACGAGAAGGTCAGGAAAGGACGTCGCGAGGAGCTTTCGCGTCTGCCAGGCTTCGACGCCGACGACCTTCTCGACCCGACGGCGCCATCGACCTTCGCCGCCGCCAAGCTGGACTGGTCGAAACTCGCCTCCTCCGATGTCTTCGATTTTTACAGGACGCTTCTCGACCTCCGACACCGGAGGATCGTGCCATTGCTCAAAGGCGCTGGCGCCGGAAAGGCGGTCTATCGCTCGGCGGGAAGCGCACTCGCGGTGGATTGGACCCTGGCGCAAAACCGGCGTCTGCATCTGCGCGCAAACCTCGGTACCGAGGCGGCGACGCTCGCCTCGCAGCAGGACGACGGCGAGACGATCTTCCGTCTCGGCGGTAGCGATGGCGGCAATCTCGCGCCCTGGACGGTGATCTGGAGCATCGGCGAGGCGTGA